From Polaribacter butkevichii, a single genomic window includes:
- a CDS encoding ABC transporter ATP-binding protein: MIRIEKLHKSYPIGKDSLHVLKGIDLHIKEGEFVSIMGSSGSGKSTLLNIVGLLDEHDEGDYYLNGQLIKNLNEKKAAILRNKFLGFIFQSFNLISYKTALENVALPLYYKGINRKDRLKLALDYLDKVGLKDWANHLPNELSGGQKQRVAIARALVTKPKVVLADEPTGALDSTTTDSVMDLLKDINNEGMTVFVITHEEEVAEQTKRIVRLKDGLIISDEYTNNTKAV; encoded by the coding sequence ATGATTAGAATAGAAAAACTACACAAATCTTACCCAATTGGTAAAGATTCTCTACACGTTTTAAAAGGTATAGATTTACATATAAAAGAAGGCGAATTTGTTTCTATTATGGGGTCTTCTGGTTCTGGTAAATCTACATTATTAAATATTGTTGGTTTATTAGACGAGCATGATGAAGGTGATTATTATTTAAATGGTCAATTAATAAAGAACTTAAATGAAAAAAAAGCGGCCATTCTAAGAAATAAATTTTTAGGATTTATTTTTCAATCATTCAATCTTATTTCCTACAAAACGGCTTTAGAAAATGTGGCGCTGCCTTTGTATTATAAAGGTATCAATAGAAAAGATAGATTAAAGTTAGCTTTAGATTACTTAGATAAAGTAGGGTTAAAAGATTGGGCAAATCATTTACCAAATGAGCTTTCTGGAGGACAGAAACAACGTGTGGCTATTGCAAGAGCTTTGGTTACAAAACCAAAAGTTGTTTTGGCAGATGAGCCAACAGGGGCATTAGATTCTACAACAACAGATTCTGTTATGGATTTATTAAAAGATATTAATAATGAAGGAATGACGGTTTTTGTAATTACCCATGAAGAAGAAGTTGCAGAACAAACAAAAAGAATTGTGCGTTTAAAAGATGGTCTAATTATTAGTGATGAATATACTAATAATACAAAAGCTGTTTAA
- a CDS encoding thiol-disulfide oxidoreductase DCC family protein codes for MIDLPKNKKIILFDGVCNLCNDAVLKVIKYDTKNVFLFTALQSENGKKIIKQLGIDISKIDSIILYEPGVSYDIKSTAALKIMNAFGGIWTLSQIFIVLPEGFRNYVYDYIAKNRYKWFGKKESCMIPTPELKAKFLD; via the coding sequence ATGATTGATTTACCAAAAAACAAAAAAATTATTTTATTTGACGGAGTTTGTAACCTTTGCAACGATGCTGTTTTAAAAGTGATAAAATACGATACAAAAAACGTCTTTTTATTTACAGCTTTACAGTCTGAAAATGGAAAAAAAATAATTAAACAATTAGGTATTGATATTTCTAAAATAGATTCTATAATTTTATACGAACCTGGTGTTTCTTATGATATAAAATCTACGGCTGCTTTAAAAATTATGAATGCTTTTGGCGGAATTTGGACTTTAAGTCAGATTTTTATAGTGTTACCAGAAGGTTTTAGAAACTACGTCTATGATTATATTGCCAAAAACAGATACAAATGGTTTGGCAAAAAAGAAAGTTGCATGATACCAACACCTGAATTAAAAGCGAAATTTTTAGATTAA
- a CDS encoding HAD family hydrolase: MIKRDLPKEIKCVIFDMDGVIIDSEEIHKKAYYETFTSIGVSVSDDLYKTLTGSSTINAFQRLVAHFNLDLDPEELVLDKRKRYVNFFENDPTLHLVKGVEELIKHCYNKGLTLVLASSSAMVNIDRVFNRFNLNQYFTAKISGADLTESKPHPEIFEKAAVLGATPKENCVVIEDSDNGVKAANDAGIFVFGFKNPMAEDQTLKNANFIVNNFKRLHKII, encoded by the coding sequence ATGATAAAAAGGGATTTACCAAAAGAAATAAAATGTGTTATTTTTGACATGGATGGTGTAATTATAGATTCTGAAGAAATCCATAAAAAAGCCTATTACGAAACCTTTACTTCTATTGGTGTTTCTGTTTCTGATGATTTATACAAAACCTTAACTGGTTCTTCTACCATTAATGCATTTCAGAGATTGGTGGCACATTTTAACTTAGACTTAGATCCAGAAGAATTGGTTTTAGATAAAAGAAAACGATATGTAAACTTCTTTGAAAATGACCCAACTTTACATTTGGTAAAAGGTGTAGAAGAATTGATAAAACATTGCTACAACAAAGGTTTAACCTTAGTTTTAGCTTCTTCATCTGCCATGGTTAATATCGACAGAGTTTTTAATCGATTTAATTTAAATCAATATTTTACAGCTAAAATTAGTGGTGCAGATTTAACAGAATCTAAACCTCATCCAGAAATTTTTGAAAAAGCAGCTGTTTTAGGTGCTACCCCAAAAGAAAACTGTGTAGTAATTGAAGATTCTGATAACGGAGTAAAAGCTGCCAATGATGCTGGTATTTTTGTTTTTGGTTTTAAAAACCCAATGGCAGAAGATCAGACTTTAAAAAATGCTAATTTTATTGTCAATAATTTTAAACGATTGCATAAAATTATTTAA
- a CDS encoding GumC family protein: MQKETSLNYIFQEEEPINIREQLEKYLFHWKWFVVTIVLALAMAYAYSYYIPNKYRVATSILIGDESIGGLSSELSAFKDLGLIGGGKKSIENEIGILKSYTLMERVVKELGVHINFYKEDRVRNTEIYNTEVPFKIAFFSKEKMYSLNTSFTIRSLSASQFEIVLDDGSAQKHVFGENVSTKFGDITVTPTNTKNIHINEVVRVVISPLKNVVDGLRGALQVGLIFEKSSLLELSLITQNKEKATAILNELVQQYNRDAVADKNLIGNNTSTFINERLAVIEKDLSAVDKGVEDFKSNNRLTGIPTESMLVLKSNEELRKKIIGLNTQIRLTDYVMAYITENKDNLIPPNLGLNDGSVDANTVQYNALILERNRILKGSSDINPIIVNLNSQIAQLRASISQGLVNLKSSLTISLNDAKEAESKVNSRMVSVPKQEREFRDIQRQQQIIESLYLYLLQKREENAISLAVTVPNAKVIDTARGSDVPISPKRKVIYMMALALGLAIPIAVIYLMFLFDNKVHNSKEVEAIVKAPLLGEIPNTKDTEKVVVHKDDRSGIAESFRMIRTNLDFMLAGVRGRGKTIFVSSTVTNEGKTFIALNLASVLVLSNKKVLLIGADIRKPRFEEYLNIKLGKGLTHYLTDSSLKVSDVIEHVEALNIDVLHSGVIPPNPSELLSNGRFEDVLAYGKEHYDFVIVDTAPVKLVTDTMLLGKNADLFIYTIRANYSDKRLLEIPAKLYKEKRFPNLAVLLNDVDVERGYGYGYGYGEVEVKKPWWKKR; the protein is encoded by the coding sequence ATGCAAAAAGAGACATCTTTAAATTATATATTTCAGGAAGAAGAACCTATAAATATACGAGAACAATTAGAAAAATATTTATTTCATTGGAAATGGTTTGTAGTAACTATAGTACTTGCACTCGCAATGGCGTATGCATATTCTTATTACATACCTAATAAATATAGAGTAGCTACTTCTATTTTAATTGGTGATGAAAGTATTGGCGGTTTATCTAGTGAGCTTTCTGCTTTTAAAGATTTAGGTTTAATAGGTGGCGGTAAAAAATCAATAGAAAATGAAATAGGTATTTTAAAATCGTATACGCTAATGGAGCGTGTTGTAAAAGAACTAGGAGTACATATTAATTTTTATAAAGAAGATAGAGTTCGTAATACAGAAATTTACAATACCGAAGTACCTTTTAAAATAGCTTTTTTTTCTAAAGAAAAAATGTATTCTTTAAATACTTCCTTTACCATTCGTTCACTTTCTGCTTCACAGTTTGAAATTGTTTTAGATGATGGAAGTGCACAAAAACATGTGTTTGGAGAAAATGTAAGTACAAAATTTGGAGACATAACAGTAACGCCTACTAACACCAAAAATATTCATATAAATGAAGTAGTAAGGGTTGTAATTTCACCACTAAAAAATGTTGTAGATGGTTTAAGAGGTGCTCTTCAAGTAGGTTTAATATTTGAAAAATCTAGTTTATTAGAACTTAGTTTAATTACTCAAAATAAAGAAAAAGCAACAGCTATTTTAAATGAATTAGTACAGCAATATAATAGAGACGCCGTTGCCGATAAAAACTTAATTGGTAATAATACAAGTACTTTTATTAATGAACGTTTAGCAGTTATTGAAAAAGATTTATCTGCCGTAGATAAAGGGGTAGAAGATTTTAAATCTAACAATAGATTAACAGGTATTCCTACAGAGTCTATGTTGGTTTTAAAAAGTAATGAAGAGTTAAGAAAAAAAATTATAGGGCTAAATACACAAATAAGATTAACGGATTATGTAATGGCATATATAACCGAAAATAAAGACAATTTAATTCCTCCTAATTTAGGTTTAAATGATGGTAGTGTAGATGCTAATACGGTACAATATAATGCGTTAATTTTAGAGCGAAATAGAATATTAAAAGGTTCTAGTGATATTAACCCAATAATTGTAAACTTAAATTCTCAAATAGCACAATTAAGAGCAAGTATTTCACAAGGACTTGTAAATTTAAAATCATCTTTAACAATTTCGTTAAATGATGCTAAAGAGGCAGAAAGTAAGGTAAACTCTAGAATGGTGTCTGTGCCAAAACAAGAAAGAGAGTTTAGAGATATTCAGAGACAACAACAAATTATAGAAAGTTTGTATTTGTATTTATTACAAAAAAGAGAAGAAAATGCCATTTCATTAGCTGTTACAGTTCCTAATGCTAAAGTTATTGATACCGCAAGAGGTAGTGATGTTCCTATAAGTCCTAAACGTAAAGTTATTTATATGATGGCACTGGCATTAGGACTCGCTATACCAATTGCAGTAATTTATTTGATGTTTTTATTTGATAATAAAGTACATAATAGTAAAGAGGTAGAAGCTATTGTTAAAGCTCCTCTTTTAGGTGAAATACCTAATACTAAAGATACAGAAAAAGTTGTAGTACATAAAGATGACAGAAGTGGTATTGCCGAATCTTTTAGAATGATTCGTACAAATTTAGATTTTATGTTAGCAGGCGTAAGAGGACGCGGAAAAACCATTTTTGTGTCTTCTACCGTTACGAATGAAGGAAAAACATTTATTGCTTTAAATTTAGCATCTGTATTAGTCCTTTCAAATAAAAAAGTATTGTTAATAGGTGCAGATATTAGAAAACCTCGTTTTGAAGAATATTTAAATATAAAATTAGGTAAAGGTCTTACGCATTATTTAACAGACAGCTCTTTAAAGGTTTCTGATGTTATTGAGCATGTAGAAGCTCTTAATATTGATGTTTTACACTCTGGAGTTATACCTCCAAATCCATCAGAATTATTAAGTAACGGACGTTTTGAAGATGTTTTAGCATACGGAAAAGAACATTACGATTTTGTAATTGTAGATACTGCTCCTGTAAAATTAGTAACAGATACAATGTTATTGGGTAAAAATGCAGATTTATTTATTTATACCATTAGAGCAAATTATTCAGACAAAAGATTGTTAGAAATTCCGGCAAAATTATACAAGGAAAAACGATTTCCTAATCTTGCTGTTTTATTAAATGATGTTGATGTAGAAAGGGGCTATGGCTATGGTTATGGTTACGGAGAAGTTGAGGTTAAAAAACCTTGGTGGAAAAAACGATGA
- a CDS encoding polysaccharide biosynthesis/export family protein produces the protein MKYIYLTFTLLLILATSCVSKNKVVYFGNTNGIEINNILQQYEPTIQKDDLLSITVSATNAEAVLPFNLYETPVSGNSAVGSKPLAYLVNSNGEIKFPVLGLLKVTGITTDALSTLLSNKLSQYITNPIVNISTTNFKVTVLGEVNKPGTYNVSNQRITIVEALGLAGDLTINGNRLNITLIREKNGQRFFIPIDITNKELFNSPYYYLSQNDLIYVEPNKTKINSSVIGANTSIIFASITTLVSIIAILTR, from the coding sequence ATGAAGTACATATATTTAACGTTTACCTTGCTTTTAATACTTGCAACCTCTTGTGTTTCTAAAAATAAGGTAGTGTATTTTGGAAATACAAATGGAATTGAAATAAATAATATACTGCAACAGTATGAACCTACTATTCAAAAAGACGATTTGTTAAGTATAACTGTATCTGCTACAAATGCAGAAGCCGTTTTACCATTTAATTTGTACGAAACTCCTGTTTCAGGAAATTCAGCAGTAGGTTCCAAACCTTTGGCTTATTTGGTAAATTCTAACGGAGAAATTAAGTTTCCTGTTTTGGGTCTTTTAAAAGTTACAGGGATAACTACCGATGCTCTAAGCACTTTGTTGTCTAATAAATTATCACAATACATTACCAATCCTATTGTAAATATTAGTACAACTAATTTTAAAGTAACAGTATTGGGAGAGGTAAATAAGCCAGGTACATACAATGTATCAAATCAGCGAATTACCATTGTAGAGGCTTTAGGATTAGCGGGAGATTTAACAATTAATGGAAATAGATTAAATATAACATTGATTAGAGAGAAAAATGGACAGCGTTTTTTTATCCCCATAGATATTACTAATAAAGAATTGTTTAATTCACCTTATTATTACTTATCTCAAAATGATCTTATTTATGTAGAGCCTAATAAAACTAAAATAAACTCCTCCGTTATTGGTGCAAATACCAGTATTATTTTTGCTTCAATTACAACATTAGTATCCATTATTGCCATTTTAACAAGATAA
- a CDS encoding MraY family glycosyltransferase, which produces MLQQVLSNLTVVSILAVINSLLLVYYVIPKISWVIITRNLNEKPNERSSHKGATPTMAGVAFFITLIMTLFFIQYYDTEHIGLNLIASATLIFMVGVKDDLVVSSPKAKLFMEALAVLFLFFHNALESSNLNGFLGIFEIPLWFVYIASTILVLTIINAYNLIDGIDGLASIIAIIIFSVFALIFYSINLFFYYLVCLSFIGMLFAYLFFNFSTKNKIFMGDTGSLLIGFCIAFLSLRFMAIDVSLYSHFTFKPENGFFILMAILCIPLFDMLRVIGVRLLHNKSPFYPDRNHSHHVLIDFGMSHFKATMLLGFINYMFVILIIILGTFLNSFKMLAVFFIAFGLFLLLFYKLKRSINAARLKVVK; this is translated from the coding sequence ATGCTACAACAAGTCTTGTCTAATTTAACGGTAGTAAGCATACTAGCTGTTATTAATTCGCTTTTATTAGTGTACTACGTAATACCTAAAATAAGTTGGGTAATTATAACCCGTAATTTAAATGAAAAACCAAATGAGCGGAGTTCTCATAAAGGAGCAACACCTACTATGGCAGGTGTAGCCTTTTTTATTACTTTAATTATGACATTGTTTTTTATTCAATATTACGACACAGAACATATTGGATTAAATTTAATAGCTAGTGCTACACTGATCTTTATGGTAGGAGTTAAAGATGATTTGGTGGTATCTTCTCCAAAAGCAAAGCTTTTTATGGAGGCATTAGCAGTATTGTTTCTGTTTTTTCATAATGCTTTAGAAAGTAGTAATTTAAATGGTTTTTTAGGCATTTTTGAAATACCATTATGGTTTGTGTACATAGCTAGCACAATATTGGTATTAACTATTATAAATGCTTATAATTTAATTGATGGTATAGATGGTTTGGCTTCTATTATTGCTATTATAATTTTTAGTGTATTTGCCTTAATTTTTTATAGCATTAACTTATTCTTCTATTATTTAGTTTGTTTAAGTTTTATAGGCATGCTATTCGCATACTTATTTTTTAATTTTTCAACAAAGAATAAAATTTTTATGGGAGATACAGGCTCTCTATTAATTGGTTTTTGTATTGCTTTTTTGTCTTTAAGGTTTATGGCGATAGACGTTAGTTTATATAGCCATTTTACTTTTAAGCCAGAAAACGGATTCTTTATTTTAATGGCTATTCTATGCATTCCTTTGTTTGATATGTTAAGAGTTATAGGAGTGCGGTTATTACATAATAAAAGCCCTTTTTACCCAGACAGAAATCATTCGCATCATGTTTTAATAGATTTTGGTATGTCTCACTTTAAAGCAACTATGTTATTAGGTTTTATAAACTACATGTTTGTAATCTTAATTATAATATTAGGAACCTTCTTAAATAGTTTTAAAATGTTAGCAGTGTTTTTTATTGCTTTCGGATTGTTTTTACTGCTTTTCTATAAATTAAAAAGAAGCATTAATGCAGCACGTTTAAAAGTAGTAAAGTAG
- a CDS encoding WecB/TagA/CpsF family glycosyltransferase, protein MIKLKDVIVKVYSKDLEELSLFNTKKIINTINPHSYCEAKKDSLFSKALNESDVILPDGTGIVLAAKVIQGKTIKKIAGADLHQFLLEKAQAKKLNVFYLGASENTLGLIRERVRKEFPAITVNTYSPPYKPAFSLEDNENMIAAVNKFNPDILFVGMTAPKQEKWVDTNKAFLNVKVITCIGAVFDFYAGTVKRSSPFWIKLGLEWLPRLLKEPKRLWRRNFVSTPLFLLDLVKAKIF, encoded by the coding sequence ATGATAAAATTAAAAGACGTAATTGTAAAGGTCTATTCTAAAGACTTAGAAGAGCTGTCACTTTTTAACACAAAAAAAATAATCAATACTATAAACCCTCATTCTTATTGTGAAGCAAAAAAGGATAGCCTTTTTAGTAAAGCTCTTAATGAAAGTGATGTGATTTTACCAGACGGAACTGGAATTGTTTTGGCGGCTAAAGTAATTCAGGGTAAAACTATAAAAAAGATTGCAGGTGCAGATTTACATCAGTTTTTATTAGAAAAGGCACAGGCAAAAAAGTTAAATGTTTTTTATTTAGGAGCATCAGAAAATACATTAGGTTTAATTAGAGAGAGAGTGCGTAAAGAATTTCCTGCCATTACTGTAAATACTTATTCTCCTCCTTATAAGCCTGCTTTTTCTCTAGAAGATAATGAGAACATGATAGCAGCTGTAAATAAATTTAATCCGGATATATTATTTGTAGGTATGACGGCTCCAAAACAAGAAAAATGGGTAGATACCAATAAAGCATTTCTTAATGTAAAGGTTATTACTTGTATTGGTGCAGTATTCGATTTTTATGCAGGCACTGTAAAACGATCTAGTCCATTTTGGATAAAATTAGGGTTAGAATGGTTGCCCAGACTATTAAAAGAACCCAAACGTTTGTGGAGACGTAATTTTGTATCTACACCACTTTTTTTATTGGATTTGGTAAAAGCCAAAATTTTTTAA
- a CDS encoding glycosyltransferase family 4 protein: MIKKIVFLLHLPPPVHGSSMVGQFIKESNLINTRFETKYIDLGTSKTIDEIGKNPFGKILRYLSIVFQSFKQLLVYKPDLIYLAITAKGFGFYKDVVIVFLVKCFRIPLVLHFHNKGVHTKQDKKFDDFLYRKVFKNTKVILLSKYLYYDIKKYVNESDVYYCANGIPAIEKDIVSKSIKNEIPKLLFLSNLIESKGVIVLLKALKILATKSVDFTCNFVGGEGDISKDIFTEKVKELQLEKQVFYLGKKYNSDKTIIFNNSDIFVLPSYNDCFPLVLLEASQFGLPMVATLEGAIPEIIEDGINGFLVTQKNVEDLAEKLEVLISNSALRNSMGMAAKQKYEQSYTLKQFENNLLNILKSIDKKKKV, translated from the coding sequence ATGATTAAAAAAATAGTATTCCTTTTACATCTTCCACCGCCAGTGCATGGTTCGTCTATGGTAGGTCAGTTTATAAAAGAAAGCAATTTAATTAATACACGTTTTGAAACCAAATATATAGACTTAGGTACATCAAAAACTATTGATGAAATAGGTAAAAATCCATTCGGAAAAATTTTAAGGTATTTGTCTATTGTTTTTCAGTCTTTTAAACAACTTTTAGTTTATAAACCAGACTTAATATATTTAGCAATTACTGCAAAAGGTTTTGGTTTTTATAAAGATGTTGTAATTGTTTTTTTAGTAAAATGTTTCAGAATTCCATTAGTACTTCATTTTCATAACAAAGGTGTACATACTAAACAAGATAAAAAGTTTGATGATTTTTTGTATCGAAAGGTATTTAAAAACACAAAAGTAATTCTACTATCTAAGTATTTGTATTATGATATTAAAAAGTATGTTAATGAAAGTGATGTATATTATTGTGCTAATGGTATACCTGCAATAGAAAAAGATATTGTTAGTAAATCAATAAAAAACGAAATACCCAAACTTTTGTTTTTATCTAACCTTATTGAGTCTAAAGGAGTAATTGTGTTGCTAAAGGCTCTAAAAATATTAGCTACTAAAAGTGTAGATTTTACATGCAATTTTGTTGGAGGAGAAGGAGATATATCAAAAGATATATTTACAGAAAAGGTAAAAGAACTTCAACTAGAAAAACAGGTGTTTTATCTTGGTAAAAAGTACAATAGTGATAAAACAATAATTTTTAACAATTCGGATATTTTTGTTTTGCCTTCATATAATGATTGTTTCCCTTTAGTCTTGTTAGAGGCTTCTCAGTTTGGTTTGCCAATGGTTGCTACTTTAGAAGGAGCAATACCAGAAATTATAGAAGATGGTATAAATGGCTTTTTGGTAACACAAAAAAATGTAGAGGATTTGGCAGAAAAGTTAGAAGTGTTAATAAGTAATTCTGCTCTTAGAAATAGTATGGGGATGGCTGCTAAACAAAAATATGAGCAGTCTTACACCTTAAAACAATTTGAAAATAATTTGCTAAATATTTTAAAATCCATTGATAAGAAAAAGAAGGTATGA
- a CDS encoding MBOAT family O-acyltransferase yields the protein MNFFCGKKIFYASTKKAKKKWFTIALVFSLLPLFYFKYANFFIDSFSNLAYYFGVNSNKYVLNVILPVGISFFTFQALSYSIDIYRKRVGVETSLIRFTTYVAFFPQLVAGPIERSTNLLQQFYEKHEFDVKRFVEGGKLFIWGLFKKIVIADRLALYSDSVFNNPEAHSGTTLIVATVFFTFQIYCDFSGYSDMAIGSARMLGFRLMQNFNLPYLSNSIGEFWKRWHISLSTWFSDYVYIPLGGNRVSIKRWVFNILVVFLLSGLWHGANFTFVIWGALHAFYYLIEFIGKKMLTIAGGKHLMEKGYYKFFKIVIVFTLVCFAWIFFRANSVSDAFLIITKIASFSGHLWTGVSSVTTVLSVLLILLLVSVQILQFYNIVPIYFSKTKLPWFVQWLSYAFLLITIALFGMSSNAFIYFQF from the coding sequence TTGAATTTTTTTTGTGGCAAGAAAATATTTTACGCTTCTACTAAAAAAGCAAAAAAGAAATGGTTTACAATAGCATTGGTATTTTCATTATTACCTTTGTTTTATTTTAAATATGCCAATTTTTTTATCGATTCGTTTTCTAATTTGGCTTATTATTTTGGGGTAAATAGTAATAAATATGTTTTAAATGTAATTCTACCTGTGGGTATTTCTTTTTTTACTTTTCAGGCATTAAGTTATTCTATAGACATTTATAGAAAAAGAGTGGGAGTAGAAACGAGTTTAATTAGGTTTACAACCTATGTTGCTTTTTTTCCGCAATTGGTTGCAGGACCCATAGAACGTTCTACAAACTTGTTACAACAATTTTATGAAAAACACGAGTTTGATGTTAAAAGATTTGTAGAAGGTGGTAAATTATTTATTTGGGGACTATTTAAAAAAATAGTAATTGCAGATAGATTAGCGCTTTATTCAGACTCGGTATTTAATAACCCTGAAGCACATTCTGGTACAACATTAATAGTAGCAACTGTATTTTTTACTTTTCAAATTTATTGTGACTTTAGTGGTTATTCTGATATGGCAATTGGAAGCGCACGTATGTTGGGGTTTCGTTTAATGCAGAATTTTAATTTACCCTATTTATCTAATTCAATAGGTGAGTTTTGGAAACGCTGGCACATTTCCTTATCAACTTGGTTTAGTGATTATGTTTATATCCCTTTAGGAGGAAACCGTGTTTCAATAAAGCGTTGGGTATTTAATATTTTGGTGGTTTTTTTATTAAGTGGACTTTGGCATGGAGCCAATTTTACATTTGTTATTTGGGGAGCGTTACATGCATTTTATTATCTGATAGAATTTATAGGTAAAAAAATGTTAACGATTGCTGGGGGGAAGCATTTAATGGAAAAAGGGTACTATAAGTTTTTTAAAATTGTTATTGTTTTTACACTAGTTTGTTTTGCTTGGATTTTTTTTAGAGCAAATTCTGTTTCAGATGCTTTTTTAATTATTACAAAAATTGCTAGTTTTTCTGGACATTTATGGACGGGTGTATCATCTGTAACAACTGTTCTTTCTGTACTATTAATATTACTTTTAGTTAGTGTACAAATTTTGCAATTTTACAATATAGTACCAATTTATTTTTCTAAAACAAAATTGCCATGGTTTGTTCAATGGCTGTCTTATGCTTTCTTGTTAATTACAATTGCGTTGTTTGGCATGTCATCAAATGCTTTTATTTATTTTCAATTTTAA
- a CDS encoding glycosyltransferase gives MKALIFHPALAPYRVDFFNSLNDFYSTSFYFSLKNVSDQKFDQENLKSLCNFKCNYISNGFEILGRSIRTGIFSIIKKESPDIIFCSEYSQITLLAFLYCKIYNPKIKIYTLSDDSITNSKDRKGLRLFFRNFISKNINGVVFTSKEVSTWYKNNISSKTTTLNFPVIHSEKSLRVKYLKAINQANLNIDTYQLKEKKILLYVGRLVEVKNLFFLIKCFSNIKGKDKKLVIVGEGPLQEKLEQLAEELNILDKVLFIGRKEGVELYNWYIFSQLFVLPSTYEPFGAVVNEALVGGCTVLCSNLAGASSLINDKNGLLFNPKKENDLSTKLNKAFENTEPINSNITALRESKMPFTFNQKMQELLQNI, from the coding sequence ATGAAAGCATTAATTTTTCATCCTGCTTTAGCGCCTTATAGAGTGGATTTTTTTAACTCTTTAAACGATTTTTATTCTACATCATTTTATTTTAGTTTAAAAAATGTTAGTGATCAAAAATTTGATCAAGAAAATTTAAAATCGCTTTGTAATTTTAAATGTAATTATATTTCTAATGGTTTTGAAATTTTAGGAAGATCAATAAGAACAGGTATTTTTTCAATCATAAAAAAAGAAAGTCCGGATATTATTTTTTGTTCTGAATATAGTCAAATTACATTATTAGCATTTCTATATTGTAAAATATATAATCCAAAAATTAAAATTTATACTTTAAGTGATGACAGTATAACTAACTCTAAAGACAGAAAAGGGTTGAGATTGTTTTTTAGAAATTTTATTTCTAAAAACATTAATGGAGTTGTATTTACAAGTAAAGAAGTTTCTACATGGTATAAAAACAATATTAGTAGTAAAACTACAACACTTAATTTTCCGGTTATTCATTCAGAAAAATCATTAAGAGTAAAATATTTAAAAGCCATAAATCAAGCAAATCTTAATATAGATACATATCAATTAAAAGAGAAAAAAATATTGCTTTATGTAGGGAGGTTAGTTGAGGTTAAAAATTTGTTTTTTTTAATAAAATGCTTTTCTAATATAAAAGGAAAAGATAAAAAACTGGTAATTGTTGGTGAAGGACCGTTGCAAGAAAAATTAGAACAACTTGCAGAAGAATTAAACATTTTAGACAAAGTATTATTTATTGGTAGAAAAGAAGGTGTAGAGTTATATAACTGGTATATTTTTTCTCAATTATTTGTTTTACCCAGTACTTACGAGCCTTTTGGGGCAGTTGTTAATGAGGCCCTAGTTGGTGGTTGTACCGTTTTGTGTTCTAATTTAGCAGGTGCATCTTCATTAATAAATGATAAAAACGGATTGTTGTTTAATCCTAAAAAAGAAAATGATTTATCAACCAAATTAAACAAAGCTTTTGAAAACACAGAGCCTATAAACAGCAATATTACTGCATTAAGAGAAAGTAAAATGCCATTTACTTTTAATCAAAAAATGCAAGAATTATTACAAAATATTTAA